A portion of the Streptomyces erythrochromogenes genome contains these proteins:
- a CDS encoding GlxA family transcriptional regulator, with translation MVPALMERRPEALVEAVASAACRPARRVLAEARERGTPLATSCTGTFLLAEAGVLDGRRATTSWWLAPFFRDRYRKVTLDETRMVVSSGGVTTAGAAFGHLDLALAIVGTRSPALADLVRHYLVVDDRASQAAYAIPSALARHDPLVAAFEQWARTRLAEPAPIADAARELGVSERTLQRAVARTLGRTPVGLVQDLRVEQAEHLLRTTDLPLAVVARRVGYESPGPLRTLLRRRRGGS, from the coding sequence GTGGTGCCCGCGCTGATGGAGCGCCGCCCGGAGGCCCTGGTCGAGGCCGTCGCGTCGGCCGCGTGCCGGCCGGCCCGCAGGGTCCTGGCCGAGGCCCGCGAGCGCGGCACTCCGCTCGCCACCTCCTGCACGGGAACGTTCCTGCTGGCCGAGGCCGGGGTGCTGGACGGCCGGCGGGCGACGACCAGCTGGTGGCTGGCCCCCTTCTTCCGGGACCGGTACCGGAAGGTCACGCTCGACGAGACCCGGATGGTCGTCAGCTCCGGCGGGGTCACCACGGCGGGCGCCGCGTTCGGCCACCTCGACCTGGCCCTGGCGATCGTCGGCACGCGCAGCCCCGCCCTCGCGGATCTGGTCCGGCACTACCTGGTCGTCGACGACCGGGCCTCACAGGCGGCGTACGCCATTCCCAGCGCCCTCGCCCGCCACGACCCGCTCGTCGCCGCCTTCGAGCAGTGGGCGCGGACCCGGCTCGCGGAGCCGGCGCCGATCGCGGACGCGGCGCGGGAGCTCGGCGTCAGCGAGCGGACCCTCCAGCGCGCGGTCGCCCGCACCCTCGGCCGCACTCCCGTCGGGCTGGTCCAGGACCTGCGGGTGGAGCAGGCCGAACACCTGCTGCGCACCACGGACCTGCCGCTGGCGGTCGTCGCCCGGCGGGTCGGGTACGAGAGTCCGGGACCGTTGCGGACGCTGCTGCGCAGGCGGCGCGGCGGAAGCTGA
- a CDS encoding cytochrome P450, whose amino-acid sequence MSCPALPDGFDATDPDLLQSRVPYPEFARLRQTAPVWWCPQRRGVTGFDDEGYWAVTRHADVKYVSTHPELFSSTTNTAIIRFNEHIQRDAIDAQRLIMLNMDPPEHSRVRQIVQRGFTPRAIRGLEEALRDRARKIVEEASAAAADGSFDFVTHVACELPLQAIAELIGVPQKDRSKIFDWSNKMIAYDDPEYAITAEVGSNAAMELIGYAMNLSAQRKECPAQDIVTQLVAAEGQGNLGSDEFGFFVLLLAVAGNETTRNAISHGMHAFLTHPEQWELYKATRPSTTAEEIVRWATPVVSFQRTATQDTELGGQKIKAGDRVGMFYSSANHDPEVFENPDVFDITRDPNPHLGFGGGGPHFCLGKSLAVMEIDLIFNALADALPDLRLAGEGPRRLRAAWLNGIKELRVSHG is encoded by the coding sequence ATGTCCTGCCCCGCGCTCCCCGATGGCTTCGACGCCACCGACCCCGACCTCCTCCAGAGCCGGGTCCCCTACCCGGAGTTCGCCCGGCTGCGGCAGACCGCCCCCGTGTGGTGGTGCCCGCAGCGGCGGGGGGTCACCGGTTTCGACGACGAGGGCTACTGGGCCGTGACCCGGCACGCGGACGTCAAGTACGTCTCCACGCACCCCGAGCTGTTCTCCTCGACCACCAACACCGCGATCATCCGCTTCAACGAGCACATCCAGCGTGATGCGATAGACGCCCAGCGGCTGATCATGCTGAACATGGATCCGCCGGAACACTCCCGCGTACGCCAGATCGTGCAGCGCGGTTTCACCCCGCGGGCCATCCGCGGACTGGAGGAGGCCCTGCGCGACCGGGCGCGGAAGATCGTCGAGGAGGCCTCGGCGGCAGCGGCCGACGGGAGCTTCGACTTCGTCACGCACGTGGCGTGCGAGCTCCCGCTGCAGGCCATCGCCGAGCTGATCGGCGTACCGCAGAAGGACCGCTCCAAGATCTTCGACTGGTCGAACAAGATGATCGCCTACGACGACCCGGAGTACGCGATCACGGCCGAGGTCGGCTCCAACGCCGCCATGGAGCTCATCGGCTACGCGATGAACCTCTCCGCGCAGCGCAAGGAGTGCCCGGCCCAGGACATCGTCACCCAGCTGGTGGCCGCCGAGGGCCAGGGCAACCTCGGCTCCGACGAGTTCGGCTTCTTCGTGCTGCTGCTGGCGGTCGCGGGCAACGAGACCACGCGCAACGCCATCAGCCACGGCATGCACGCCTTCCTGACCCACCCCGAGCAGTGGGAGCTCTACAAGGCGACCCGGCCGTCCACCACCGCGGAGGAGATCGTCCGCTGGGCCACCCCGGTGGTGTCCTTCCAGCGCACGGCCACCCAGGACACCGAGCTGGGCGGCCAGAAGATCAAGGCGGGAGACCGGGTGGGGATGTTCTACTCCTCCGCCAACCACGACCCCGAGGTCTTCGAGAACCCGGACGTCTTCGACATCACCCGCGACCCGAACCCGCACCTGGGCTTCGGCGGCGGCGGTCCGCACTTCTGCCTCGGCAAGTCCCTGGCGGTGATGGAGATCGACCTGATCTTCAACGCCCTGGCCGACGCGCTGCCCGACCTGCGGCTGGCCGGCGAGGGCCCGCGCCGACTGCGGGCCGCCTGGCTCAACGGCATCAAGGAACTCCGGGTCAGCCACGGCTGA
- a CDS encoding steroid 3-ketoacyl-CoA thiolase, translating into MAAEPVIVEAVRTPIGKRGGALANLHPAYLLGETYRELLARTGIQPDCVEQIVGGTVTHAGEQSMNPARNAWLAMGLPYETAATTVDCQCGSSQQANHMVANMISGGVMDIGIACGVEAMSRVPLGSGSKHGPGKPFPDEWNVDLPNQFEAAERIARNRGLTREDVDRLGLLSQERAQAAWAEERFKRETFAVQVPTTEEEQAAGQGMWRLVDRDEGLRDTSMEALARLKPVMPTAVHTAGNSSQISDGAAAVMWASRKMARALKLKPRARIVAQTLVGADPHYHLDGPIDATRAVLGKAGVSLKDIDLVEINEAFASVVLSWAKVFDQDLEKVNVNGGGIALGHPVGATGARLITTALHELERRDKEFALITMCAGGALATGTIIQRL; encoded by the coding sequence ATGGCCGCGGAACCCGTCATCGTCGAAGCCGTACGCACCCCCATCGGCAAGCGCGGAGGCGCGCTCGCCAACCTCCATCCCGCCTACCTGCTCGGTGAGACCTACCGCGAACTCCTCGCCCGTACCGGAATCCAGCCGGACTGCGTCGAGCAGATCGTCGGCGGCACCGTCACCCATGCCGGCGAGCAGTCCATGAACCCCGCCCGCAACGCCTGGCTCGCCATGGGGCTCCCGTACGAGACCGCCGCGACGACCGTGGACTGTCAGTGCGGCAGCTCGCAGCAGGCCAACCACATGGTCGCCAACATGATCTCCGGCGGTGTCATGGACATCGGCATCGCCTGCGGGGTCGAGGCCATGAGCCGCGTGCCGCTGGGTTCGGGCTCCAAGCACGGCCCGGGCAAGCCCTTCCCGGACGAGTGGAACGTCGACCTCCCCAACCAGTTCGAGGCCGCCGAACGCATCGCCCGCAACCGGGGCCTGACCCGCGAGGACGTCGACCGCCTCGGACTGCTCTCCCAGGAACGGGCCCAAGCCGCCTGGGCCGAGGAGCGCTTCAAGCGCGAGACCTTCGCCGTGCAGGTGCCGACCACGGAGGAGGAGCAGGCCGCCGGACAGGGCATGTGGCGCCTGGTCGACCGGGACGAGGGCCTGCGCGACACCAGCATGGAGGCCCTGGCCCGGCTCAAGCCCGTCATGCCCACCGCCGTGCACACCGCGGGCAACTCCTCGCAGATATCCGACGGCGCCGCGGCCGTGATGTGGGCCTCGCGCAAGATGGCCCGCGCCCTCAAGCTCAAGCCGCGCGCCCGGATCGTCGCCCAGACGCTCGTCGGCGCCGACCCCCACTACCACCTCGACGGGCCGATCGACGCAACGCGGGCCGTGCTCGGCAAGGCCGGCGTGTCCCTCAAGGACATCGACCTCGTCGAGATCAACGAGGCCTTCGCCTCCGTCGTCCTCAGCTGGGCCAAGGTCTTCGACCAGGACCTGGAGAAGGTCAACGTCAACGGCGGCGGCATCGCCCTCGGCCACCCCGTCGGCGCCACCGGTGCCCGCCTGATCACCACCGCACTGCACGAGCTGGAACGCCGCGACAAGGAGTTCGCCCTGATCACCATGTGCGCCGGCGGCGCACTGGCGACCGGGACGATCATCCAGCGCCTCTGA
- a CDS encoding PaaI family thioesterase has translation MTTYETSASPATGAPPATGAPLRSRTHTWQPRPETTPEILGMSGLEILRASLKGELPGASMMSTLGFRLTEAAEGVAVFEGDPGDHLLNPMGTVHGGFLATLLDSALGSSVMTLLPAGTAYTTVQLGVHMIRPVMADTPTLRCEGTALHVGRTTATAEARVTGTHDGKLYAHATTTCAILRMG, from the coding sequence ATGACCACGTATGAGACCAGCGCCTCGCCCGCGACCGGCGCCCCGCCCGCGACCGGCGCCCCGCTCCGCAGCCGTACGCACACCTGGCAGCCGCGTCCGGAGACGACCCCGGAGATCCTCGGCATGAGCGGACTGGAGATCCTCCGGGCGAGCCTCAAGGGCGAACTGCCCGGCGCGTCGATGATGAGCACCCTGGGCTTCCGGCTCACCGAGGCCGCCGAGGGCGTCGCCGTCTTCGAGGGGGACCCGGGCGACCACCTGCTCAACCCCATGGGGACGGTGCACGGCGGATTCCTGGCCACCCTGCTCGACTCGGCGCTCGGCTCGTCCGTGATGACCCTGCTCCCGGCCGGCACCGCCTACACCACGGTGCAGCTCGGGGTGCACATGATCCGGCCGGTGATGGCGGACACCCCCACCCTGCGCTGCGAGGGAACCGCCCTGCACGTGGGCCGGACCACCGCCACCGCCGAGGCCCGGGTGACCGGCACGCACGACGGCAAGCTCTACGCCCACGCCACCACGACCTGCGCGATCCTGCGCATGGGCTGA